In Candidatus Defluviilinea proxima, a single genomic region encodes these proteins:
- the rpsE gene encoding 30S ribosomal protein S5, with protein sequence MADNRRNEQQQDYEGQDQFEERVIEIARVAKVVKGGRRFQFRVTVVLGDKKGTISMGVGKANAVPDAMRKASERARKNMQVVNLSGTTIPHEVLGKVAGARVMLKPASPGTGVIAGGGVRAVLEVAGIRDILTKSQGSANVLNVVQATFDALSQLKSPQEEAARRGKNVSELVPFWERRKQHA encoded by the coding sequence ATGGCAGACAATAGAAGAAACGAACAACAACAGGATTACGAAGGTCAAGACCAATTCGAGGAACGTGTTATTGAGATTGCGCGCGTTGCCAAGGTGGTCAAGGGTGGACGCAGATTCCAATTCCGCGTGACCGTTGTACTCGGTGATAAAAAAGGTACCATTTCCATGGGTGTGGGTAAGGCCAATGCAGTACCCGACGCCATGCGAAAGGCATCTGAACGTGCTCGCAAGAACATGCAGGTTGTCAATCTCTCCGGCACGACCATTCCTCATGAAGTACTTGGCAAGGTCGCTGGTGCTCGTGTTATGTTGAAGCCCGCCTCACCTGGTACTGGCGTTATTGCTGGTGGTGGTGTGCGTGCCGTGCTTGAAGTTGCCGGTATTCGTGACATTCTCACCAAGTCTCAGGGAAGCGCGAATGTCCTCAATGTCGTGCAGGCAACCTTTGACGCACTTTCCCAGTTGAAGTCCCCCCAAGAAGAGGCTGCTCGCCGTGGAAAGAATGTCAGCGAATTGGTGCCGTTCTGGGAACGGAGGAAGCAACATGCCTAA
- the rplR gene encoding 50S ribosomal protein L18: MANKSRAIARARRHARVRQNLAGTAQRPRLNVFRSLTGIYAQVIDDQAGRTLASASTVDRDLREKIKGLKKSEQAKLVGQTVADRAKGQGITAVVFDRGGYRYVGRVKALADGARENGLQF; the protein is encoded by the coding sequence ATGGCTAATAAATCTCGTGCAATTGCACGCGCACGTCGTCACGCGCGCGTACGCCAAAATTTGGCTGGAACAGCCCAACGTCCACGTTTGAACGTTTTCCGCAGTCTCACCGGCATTTATGCCCAGGTGATCGATGACCAAGCGGGACGAACACTGGCTTCCGCATCCACAGTGGACCGTGACCTGCGTGAAAAGATAAAGGGCTTGAAGAAATCCGAACAGGCTAAACTAGTGGGCCAGACCGTTGCAGATCGTGCAAAGGGTCAGGGCATCACAGCAGTTGTCTTTGATCGCGGTGGTTATCGCTATGTCGGCCGTGTCAAGGCTCTTGCCGATGGCGCCCGTGAAAATGGCTTGCAGTTTTAG
- the rplF gene encoding 50S ribosomal protein L6, translating into MSRIGRLPVDVPAGVQVNVQGANVRVKGPKGELQRTFSSAIGIALENNQVVVTRNSDSPEERALHGTTRAVIANMVHGVSTGFQVALEIEGVGYRSEMEGKTLVLHVGYSHPVKVEPPAGISFESDQKSRQIKVLGFDRDVVGQTAAEIRGVRPPEPYHGKGIRYAGEKIRRKAGKAGKGAK; encoded by the coding sequence GTGTCTCGCATAGGACGTTTACCCGTGGATGTTCCGGCCGGTGTACAGGTTAATGTACAGGGCGCGAATGTCCGCGTAAAAGGACCCAAGGGCGAACTGCAACGAACCTTTTCATCGGCAATTGGTATTGCTTTGGAAAACAACCAGGTGGTTGTGACCCGCAATTCTGACAGCCCTGAAGAACGCGCTTTGCATGGTACAACCCGCGCCGTGATCGCCAATATGGTGCATGGTGTTAGCACTGGTTTTCAAGTAGCACTTGAGATCGAAGGTGTTGGTTACCGCTCTGAAATGGAAGGCAAAACCCTCGTTTTGCATGTCGGGTATTCTCACCCGGTTAAAGTTGAACCGCCTGCCGGTATTTCATTTGAATCTGATCAAAAGTCCCGCCAAATCAAGGTATTGGGTTTTGATCGGGATGTGGTCGGACAAACTGCTGCGGAAATTCGTGGCGTTCGTCCTCCGGAACCTTATCATGGTAAGGGCATCCGATATGCAGGCGAGAAGATCCGCCGCAAGGCCGGTAAGGCCGGGAAAGGAGCCAAGTAA
- the rpsH gene encoding 30S ribosomal protein S8: protein MAINDPIADMLTRIRNAVLAGQTLVAMPSSKIKLEIAKILKDEGYLEGFELVEGENQIQKVLRIKIKYVGERRMRRPVISGLERISKPGRRIYAKKQNIPWVLSGIGVAILSTPKGVMTGARARQLGVGGEILCKVW from the coding sequence ATGGCTATAAATGATCCAATCGCTGATATGCTGACTCGCATCCGCAATGCCGTGTTGGCAGGCCAGACCCTGGTCGCAATGCCCAGCTCAAAGATTAAACTTGAGATCGCAAAGATCTTGAAGGATGAAGGTTATCTTGAAGGCTTTGAATTGGTCGAAGGTGAAAATCAGATCCAAAAAGTTTTGCGGATCAAGATCAAATATGTAGGTGAGCGCCGAATGCGCCGCCCGGTGATCTCTGGTTTGGAACGTATAAGCAAACCAGGCCGCCGTATTTACGCGAAGAAACAGAATATCCCGTGGGTGCTTTCAGGAATTGGTGTTGCAATTCTTTCCACTCCCAAGGGTGTAATGACCGGTGCCCGTGCCCGCCAGTTGGGTGTGGGTGGCGAGATTCTTTGCAAGGTTTGGTAG
- a CDS encoding type Z 30S ribosomal protein S14, whose amino-acid sequence MAKKCMQYREARRRFPSRVRNRCSRCGRPRGYIRRFGLCRICFRELSLQGQIPGVVKSSW is encoded by the coding sequence ATGGCAAAGAAATGCATGCAATATCGTGAAGCCCGACGTCGTTTTCCGAGCCGTGTTCGGAACCGTTGCAGTCGTTGCGGACGCCCACGCGGATACATCCGCCGCTTTGGCTTGTGCCGCATCTGCTTCCGTGAATTATCACTGCAGGGTCAAATCCCCGGCGTTGTGAAATCATCTTGGTAG
- the rplE gene encoding 50S ribosomal protein L5 has product MNIMQERYKNEIVPALIKAFELKNVMQVPRIEKIVINIGMGEAMDNPKALEAAVSDLTIITGQKPITNKARKSIANFKLREGRLIGTKVTLRGERMWSFLDRLVNAALPRVRDFRGVSANAFDGRGNYTLGLRDQLIFPEIEYDKIDKLRGMEVTIVTTAQNDDQARVLLQLLGMPFYKKEA; this is encoded by the coding sequence ATGAATATAATGCAAGAACGCTATAAAAATGAAATTGTCCCGGCGCTGATCAAGGCTTTTGAACTTAAGAATGTAATGCAGGTGCCGCGCATTGAGAAGATCGTGATTAATATCGGAATGGGCGAGGCGATGGATAACCCCAAAGCCCTCGAGGCCGCTGTATCTGATCTGACGATTATCACCGGACAGAAACCGATTACCAACAAGGCCCGAAAGAGCATTGCTAATTTCAAATTGCGTGAAGGCCGTTTGATTGGTACCAAGGTGACCCTGCGTGGTGAACGCATGTGGTCATTCCTTGACCGTTTGGTGAATGCTGCGTTACCACGTGTACGCGATTTCCGCGGTGTTTCGGCCAATGCCTTCGATGGTCGCGGCAATTACACTCTTGGGTTGCGTGATCAATTGATCTTCCCGGAGATCGAATACGACAAAATCGACAAACTGCGCGGCATGGAAGTCACAATTGTGACAACCGCTCAAAATGACGACCAGGCACGTGTTTTATTGCAACTGCTTGGCATGCCGTTCTATAAGAAGGAAGCGTAA
- the rplX gene encoding 50S ribosomal protein L24 — protein MKVKIRKGDTVEVVSGRLEDKGKRGQVINVLLDERRVVVQGVNVRTKHQKQVQTANGRNMNPGRIQFEGSIDISNVMLVCPKCKQPTRISVQRVEDGVHRVCKQCQALVD, from the coding sequence ATGAAGGTAAAGATTCGCAAAGGCGATACAGTGGAAGTGGTCAGTGGACGCCTCGAAGATAAGGGCAAACGTGGTCAGGTGATCAATGTCCTTTTGGATGAGCGCCGTGTGGTGGTGCAGGGTGTGAATGTTCGCACCAAGCATCAGAAACAGGTGCAGACTGCCAATGGGCGCAATATGAATCCCGGCCGTATCCAATTCGAAGGCTCAATCGATATTTCAAACGTAATGTTGGTCTGCCCAAAATGCAAACAGCCTACCCGTATTTCTGTGCAACGGGTTGAAGATGGTGTACATCGTGTTTGCAAGCAGTGCCAGGCATTGGTTGATTAG
- the rplN gene encoding 50S ribosomal protein L14, whose protein sequence is MIQHESRLKVADNSGARELLVIHVLGGSTRKYGGIGDVVVASVKSASPQGGVKKSEKVRAVIVRCSKEYRREDGSYIRFDDNAAVILDADGVNPKGTRIFGPVARELREKGFMKIVSLAPEVL, encoded by the coding sequence ATGATCCAGCACGAGTCTCGTTTGAAAGTTGCGGATAATTCCGGCGCACGTGAACTGCTGGTTATCCATGTATTGGGTGGTTCCACCCGCAAATATGGCGGTATCGGCGATGTAGTCGTTGCCAGCGTAAAATCTGCGTCTCCGCAAGGCGGCGTAAAGAAGAGCGAGAAAGTACGCGCTGTCATCGTCCGTTGTTCGAAAGAGTATCGTCGCGAGGATGGTTCCTATATTCGCTTTGATGATAATGCCGCGGTTATCCTTGACGCTGACGGCGTAAACCCAAAGGGTACCCGTATTTTCGGCCCTGTGGCGAGAGAGCTTCGTGAAAAAGGTTTCATGAAGATCGTTTCGCTGGCGCCGGAAGTGCTCTAA
- the rpsQ gene encoding 30S ribosomal protein S17, translating into MNNRRRIIGVVTSNKMTKTVVVEITRKFRHPLYRKVVYSSKRVKAHDEVGCQIGDQVQIVESQPISRDKRWVVEKVVKHETRTEDTGVDSLKVEG; encoded by the coding sequence ATGAACAATCGTCGTCGAATCATTGGTGTGGTCACCAGCAACAAAATGACCAAAACAGTTGTGGTTGAGATCACACGCAAATTTCGCCATCCCCTGTATCGCAAGGTGGTGTATTCCAGCAAGCGCGTAAAGGCTCATGATGAGGTTGGTTGCCAGATTGGTGACCAGGTTCAGATCGTAGAATCACAGCCTATTTCCCGTGATAAACGCTGGGTCGTTGAAAAAGTTGTGAAGCACGAGACCCGCACCGAAGACACCGGTGTTGATAGCTTGAAAGTGGAGGGGTAA
- the rpmC gene encoding 50S ribosomal protein L29 produces MKPSALRNMSTGEIETKLSDAREELMKLRFQQVTGQLTDTTHIRILKRDIARMMTILQQQGQVEAVEGEA; encoded by the coding sequence ATGAAACCAAGTGCGTTGCGAAATATGAGCACAGGCGAGATCGAAACCAAGCTTTCTGATGCCCGTGAAGAATTGATGAAGTTACGCTTTCAGCAAGTGACTGGTCAGTTGACTGATACCACTCACATAAGAATATTGAAGCGTGATATTGCCCGCATGATGACCATCCTGCAACAACAGGGACAGGTCGAAGCTGTGGAAGGTGAAGCATGA
- the rplP gene encoding 50S ribosomal protein L16: MLMPKRVKWRKQMRGRMKGKALRGAEVSFGEFGLQALEPGWVTARQIEAARRTIVREMKRRGKVWIRIFPSKPFTHKPPETRMGSGKGNVEYYVAVVKPGRIMFEVGGLDSATALQALKNAQYKFSIKTKIVSRTDAGDQS, from the coding sequence ATGTTGATGCCTAAACGTGTAAAGTGGCGCAAGCAAATGCGCGGCCGTATGAAGGGAAAAGCCCTTCGCGGTGCAGAAGTAAGTTTTGGTGAGTTTGGCTTGCAAGCTTTGGAGCCAGGATGGGTGACTGCCCGTCAAATCGAAGCGGCACGCAGGACCATCGTCCGAGAAATGAAGCGCCGTGGTAAGGTTTGGATCCGTATCTTCCCATCCAAGCCGTTCACTCACAAACCACCCGAAACTCGTATGGGTTCCGGTAAAGGTAATGTTGAATATTATGTGGCTGTAGTCAAGCCGGGCCGTATCATGTTCGAAGTAGGTGGCTTAGATTCCGCGACTGCTCTTCAGGCGCTCAAGAATGCCCAGTATAAGTTCTCGATCAAAACAAAGATCGTGTCGAGAACTGATGCAGGAGATCAATCATGA
- the rpsC gene encoding 30S ribosomal protein S3: protein MGRKVHPIGMRLGINQGWQGRWFAEGSQYRNQLHQDFAIRSLLLGIVSKGGAAKSADVRELRKELPDTVRNGKAGISRVEVERFPGKIRVAIYTAKPGILIGRKGEGVKKVRSSLETLVGKKVDLDIKEVASPDTDAMLVAKNVADQLERRIAYRRAMKRAIQQAIKQGAQGIKIMVGGRLGGAEMSRDVWLREGRVPLQTLRANVDFAITEASTTYGQIGVKVWVYKGEAVPEVEEKAEATEGVYVSE from the coding sequence ATGGGTCGTAAAGTTCATCCTATTGGTATGCGCCTTGGAATTAACCAGGGTTGGCAGGGACGCTGGTTTGCAGAAGGCTCCCAGTACCGCAATCAATTACACCAGGATTTTGCAATTCGCAGTTTGTTGCTGGGAATTGTATCCAAGGGTGGTGCGGCAAAGAGCGCTGATGTCCGCGAACTCCGCAAGGAATTACCCGATACCGTACGAAACGGTAAAGCTGGTATATCCCGCGTTGAAGTTGAGCGCTTTCCCGGAAAGATCCGCGTGGCGATCTACACTGCCAAGCCCGGTATTTTGATCGGTCGTAAAGGTGAGGGTGTCAAGAAGGTTCGTTCCAGCCTTGAGACGCTTGTCGGCAAGAAAGTTGATCTCGATATTAAGGAAGTTGCCTCTCCCGATACTGATGCGATGCTGGTGGCAAAGAACGTGGCCGATCAGCTTGAGCGTCGTATTGCGTACCGCCGTGCCATGAAGCGTGCCATTCAGCAGGCTATCAAGCAGGGCGCCCAAGGCATCAAGATCATGGTGGGCGGTCGCTTGGGTGGAGCGGAAATGTCTCGCGATGTTTGGTTGCGTGAAGGCCGTGTGCCTTTGCAGACTCTGCGTGCCAATGTGGATTTTGCCATAACAGAAGCCAGCACAACCTATGGACAGATCGGTGTAAAAGTCTGGGTCTATAAAGGTGAAGCTGTTCCTGAAGTTGAAGAAAAAGCGGAGGCGACCGAAGGCGTCTACGTGAGCGAATAG
- the rplV gene encoding 50S ribosomal protein L22, producing MHDIQAHLRSLPMSAQKVRLVVDLVRGRNANDALEMLRFVNKAAALPVRKLLASAVANAEENFGVSRDDLYVAQIFANEATTRKWRRFGARGRFKPILRRSSHVTVVLRERGS from the coding sequence ATGCATGATATTCAAGCACATTTGCGTTCTCTCCCAATGTCTGCGCAGAAGGTACGTCTTGTTGTGGACCTGGTCCGCGGCAGGAATGCCAATGACGCATTGGAAATGCTCCGCTTTGTAAACAAAGCCGCGGCATTGCCGGTCCGAAAACTACTCGCATCTGCCGTAGCGAATGCCGAGGAAAACTTTGGCGTCAGTCGTGATGATCTGTACGTTGCACAGATCTTTGCGAATGAAGCTACCACGCGCAAGTGGCGCCGCTTTGGTGCCCGCGGACGTTTCAAGCCGATATTGCGCCGCAGTTCACACGTCACAGTTGTACTGCGTGAGCGTGGGTCATAA
- the rpsS gene encoding 30S ribosomal protein S19: MSRSLKKGPFIEPKLLKRVEAMNQKGEKKVLRTWSRASVIFPQMVGHTIAVHDGRRHVPIYITENMVGHRLGEFAPTRTFRGHMAAEKAA; the protein is encoded by the coding sequence ATGTCAAGATCATTGAAAAAGGGCCCTTTCATTGAGCCCAAATTGTTGAAACGAGTTGAAGCAATGAACCAAAAAGGTGAGAAGAAGGTTTTGCGGACTTGGAGTCGTGCAAGCGTGATCTTCCCCCAAATGGTTGGACACACCATTGCAGTCCATGATGGACGACGACACGTCCCGATCTATATTACCGAGAATATGGTCGGCCATCGATTGGGCGAATTTGCCCCGACGCGTACTTTCCGCGGCCACATGGCCGCTGAGAAAGCCGCGTAA
- the rplB gene encoding 50S ribosomal protein L2 codes for MPVKKYKPVTPGTRGMTGYTFDEITKSTPERSLLVSLRKSGGRNAHGRVTVRHRGGGHRRFIRIVDFKRDKHNIPAKVAAIEYDPNRTARLALLNYVDGEKRYIIAPLDLKVGDTIVSGPGVEIRSGNSLPISSIPVGTLIHNIEVHEGRGGQLVRSAGGSAQLLAKEGDFAQIRMPSGEVRLIRQTCYATIGQVGNLDHGNVKLGKAGRKRHLGIRPTVRGSAMTPRDHPHGGGEGRQPIGLPGPKSPWGKPTLGYKTRRNKKTDQYIVRRRSKKSR; via the coding sequence ATGCCTGTAAAAAAATATAAACCGGTAACTCCGGGCACCCGTGGGATGACCGGTTACACATTCGATGAGATCACAAAGTCCACGCCTGAGCGCTCTCTGCTTGTATCCTTGCGCAAGAGCGGTGGCCGCAATGCTCATGGACGCGTTACTGTTCGCCATCGCGGTGGTGGACATCGTCGCTTCATCCGTATTGTGGATTTCAAACGGGATAAGCACAATATTCCTGCCAAGGTTGCGGCTATTGAGTACGATCCCAACCGCACTGCTCGCTTGGCGTTGCTCAATTATGTAGATGGCGAAAAACGTTATATTATCGCTCCGCTCGACTTAAAAGTTGGTGACACAATTGTGTCGGGTCCTGGAGTTGAAATACGTTCTGGTAATTCGCTTCCGATTTCGAGTATCCCTGTGGGTACTCTGATCCACAACATTGAAGTTCACGAAGGGCGCGGTGGCCAGCTAGTTCGTTCAGCTGGTGGTTCGGCTCAGTTGCTTGCAAAAGAAGGCGACTTTGCCCAAATTCGTATGCCCTCTGGTGAAGTTCGCTTGATCCGCCAGACCTGTTACGCCACCATTGGCCAGGTTGGCAACCTCGATCATGGAAATGTGAAACTTGGTAAAGCCGGGCGCAAACGCCACTTGGGTATTCGCCCGACAGTCCGCGGTTCCGCGATGACACCACGCGACCATCCACATGGTGGTGGTGAAGGACGTCAACCGATTGGTTTGCCTGGTCCGAAAAGCCCGTGGGGTAAGCCCACATTGGGTTACAAGACGCGTCGCAATAAGAAGACCGATCAATATATTGTTCGTCGTCGCAGCAAGAAGAGCCGCTAA
- the rplW gene encoding 50S ribosomal protein L23 codes for MSIIYEILRRPLVTEKSSYQSGKLNQYSFVIASTATRTQVKDAIETLYDVRVEQVNIINVPAKRGRRLRSRRMSIRKPAFKKAIITLAEGQTLPIFEGVQ; via the coding sequence ATGAGTATCATTTACGAAATCCTTCGTCGTCCGCTTGTCACGGAAAAATCCAGTTATCAGTCCGGCAAGTTGAATCAGTATTCATTTGTTATTGCGAGTACTGCCACACGCACACAGGTAAAGGATGCAATTGAAACCCTTTACGATGTTCGTGTGGAACAAGTAAACATCATCAATGTCCCTGCGAAACGTGGTCGTCGTTTACGAAGCCGCCGCATGTCCATTCGCAAGCCAGCTTTCAAAAAGGCGATCATTACATTGGCTGAGGGACAAACCCTACCTATATTTGAAGGGGTGCAGTAA
- the rplD gene encoding 50S ribosomal protein L4, which yields MKLDVLNMEGKKVSEMELPSAIFEAPINVDLMHQAYIRQLANARLGTHETKVRGEVAGGGAKPYKQKGTGRARQGSRRAAQFVGGGRIHTPHPRSYEQRMPKKMRKAALRSALSAKFADAGIVLVDELKLDEAKTRVMATALSGLVGTSTALILMPVKDQSYDVAMRSSDNLDNTKVLLASYLNIRDLLGFDKLILPVKALDALVANLG from the coding sequence ATGAAATTAGATGTGTTGAATATGGAAGGTAAAAAGGTTAGCGAGATGGAACTCCCGTCCGCGATCTTTGAAGCCCCTATTAATGTTGATTTGATGCACCAGGCTTATATCCGCCAGCTGGCAAATGCCCGTCTTGGTACACATGAGACCAAGGTGCGTGGCGAAGTTGCAGGTGGTGGCGCTAAGCCTTACAAGCAAAAAGGCACTGGCCGTGCTCGTCAGGGTTCGCGCCGTGCTGCTCAGTTTGTAGGTGGTGGTCGTATTCATACCCCGCACCCTCGCAGTTATGAACAGCGCATGCCCAAAAAGATGCGAAAAGCTGCACTGCGGTCTGCTCTTTCAGCCAAATTTGCTGATGCTGGTATTGTTTTGGTCGATGAATTGAAATTGGATGAAGCCAAAACGCGCGTGATGGCAACTGCTCTCTCCGGCCTTGTAGGAACTTCAACGGCGCTTATTCTTATGCCAGTGAAAGACCAATCTTACGATGTCGCCATGCGCTCGTCAGACAATCTGGATAACACAAAAGTGTTGTTGGCGAGTTACCTGAATATCCGCGATTTGCTTGGGTTTGACAAACTGATTCTACCGGTCAAGGCGCTTGATGCCCTTGTGGCGAACCTTGGTTAA
- the rplC gene encoding 50S ribosomal protein L3: MLKGLIGKKIGMTQIFDEQGVAQPVTIIEAGPCFVTQVRNPEKDGYTAIQLGFGEVHPKRLTGGELGHLNSNNLTPMRFLREFRSKEAVNVGDKLTVEVFSVGERVDVIGTSKGKGFAGGVKRHHFAGGKKTHGQSDRHRAPGSRGSGTTPGRVYKGARGAGHMGTDRVTVQALKIVMIDSERNLLGIKGAVPGGKGGLVLIKEARKQ, translated from the coding sequence ATGTTGAAAGGGCTTATTGGAAAGAAGATCGGCATGACCCAGATCTTCGATGAGCAAGGCGTCGCACAACCTGTGACGATCATCGAAGCTGGGCCATGTTTCGTTACCCAGGTTCGCAATCCTGAAAAGGATGGCTATACAGCGATACAACTTGGGTTTGGCGAAGTTCACCCTAAGCGTTTGACTGGTGGAGAATTGGGACACCTCAATTCTAACAACCTGACTCCCATGCGTTTCTTGCGGGAGTTCCGTTCAAAAGAAGCCGTAAACGTAGGTGATAAGCTGACAGTTGAGGTCTTTTCTGTTGGCGAGCGTGTGGACGTTATTGGTACCAGCAAGGGTAAGGGCTTTGCGGGCGGGGTAAAGAGACATCATTTTGCTGGCGGCAAGAAAACTCATGGTCAATCTGATCGCCACCGTGCGCCGGGTTCCCGTGGTTCAGGCACTACTCCAGGGCGTGTTTATAAAGGCGCTCGTGGTGCTGGTCACATGGGTACTGACCGGGTAACCGTGCAGGCGCTGAAAATCGTTATGATCGATTCTGAGCGCAATCTGCTTGGCATTAAAGGTGCAGTGCCTGGTGGAAAAGGTGGCTTGGTCCTGATCAAGGAAGCGCGCAAGCAATAG
- the rpsJ gene encoding 30S ribosomal protein S10 produces MTKQKIRIRLKAYDHRVLDQSAKRIVETAERSGAHVVGPVPLPTRTERFTIRRSTFIDKDSHEHFEIRTHNRLIDVLDPDSKTIDMLMRLNLPAGVDIEIKI; encoded by the coding sequence ATGACGAAGCAAAAAATCCGTATTCGCCTCAAGGCTTATGATCATCGTGTTCTTGACCAATCCGCGAAGCGGATCGTTGAAACTGCTGAACGAAGTGGAGCCCATGTTGTGGGCCCCGTACCCTTGCCAACTCGTACTGAACGGTTTACAATACGGCGCTCGACATTCATAGACAAGGACTCGCACGAGCATTTTGAGATCCGCACACACAATCGCTTGATTGATGTGCTTGACCCGGACTCAAAAACAATTGATATGTTGATGCGCCTTAACCTGCCTGCAGGTGTGGATATCGAAATAAAAATTTAA